The genomic stretch CCCACCGAACTCCGGGAAGTCGAGCCTGCTTGCCGCCCTCACCAACGCTCATCCCGAGATCGCCGACTACCCGTTCTCGACCATCCTCCCGATTCCGGGGATGATGGAGTTCGAGGATATCGCGATCCAGCTGATCGACCTCCCGCCGGTGACCGCCGAGTACACCGAGCCGTGGGTATACAACCTCGTCCGGCAGGCCGATCTCGCTCTCCTCGTCCTCGATCCGACCGAGGCGGCACAGGCCGCCGCAGAGGAGATCGTGCTGATCCTGGAGGAGCGGCACCTCCGCCTCGTCCCCGCGGAGAGCAGTGTGGAAGACGAGAGGATAAAAGAGGTTCCCTGTCGAATCGTGGTCAACAAGGTAGACGTCGCCCCTGCTCCCGATGAGCTCACCGAGCTGTTCCCGGTGATCCCGGTGTCGGCCCGGACCGGAGCCGGGCTGGAACAACTGCGGGCTGAGGTGTTCCAGGCTCTCCGGATCGTGCGGGTCTACACCAAGCTGCCGGGGAAGCCGCCTGATATGACCGAGCCGTACACCCTCCCGGAGGGCGCGACCGTCCTTGACGCGGTAGAGGCGGTGCACC from Candidatus Bipolaricaulota bacterium encodes the following:
- a CDS encoding TGS domain-containing protein — its product is MPANLTPEFLKARERFRAAQTPEEKLAALEEMLATIPKHKGTDKMQADIKRRIAKLRDAQQAGKKRGRRSGPDHIDREGAGQVVLLGPPNSGKSSLLAALTNAHPEIADYPFSTILPIPGMMEFEDIAIQLIDLPPVTAEYTEPWVYNLVRQADLALLVLDPTEAAQAAAEEIVLILEERHLRLVPAESSVEDERIKEVPCRIVVNKVDVAPAPDELTELFPVIPVSARTGAGLEQLRAEVFQALRIVRVYTKLPGKPPDMTEPYTLPEGATVLDAVEAVHREFAERLKYVRVWGSSKFDGQQVPADHVLKDKDIIEIHLA